Proteins encoded within one genomic window of Equus przewalskii isolate Varuska chromosome 3, EquPr2, whole genome shotgun sequence:
- the ZNF23 gene encoding zinc finger protein 23 isoform X5, whose amino-acid sequence MEWDSLSPAQRALYRDVMLENYGNMASLGFPLLKPAVISQLEGGGELGGPSPLAAGTEAGPQALWTVDIDIQTDNNLTKEMDEEKVNTSFELQRDFSQETAFSEAFVLEKQEEAHSVGSMKKENSIIDGTVKDDTSPMEECFFNQSPNLNQCYTVSTGEQSPECTGLEKAFSFDTKLIQHEIINTGKRPFKCEGLVETFRCNSQLTQHQDSYTGEKPHQCKECGKAFSVHAKLIWHQRLHSREKPFKCVECGKSFSYSSHYITHQTIHSGEKPYQCKVCGKAFSVNGSLSRHQRIHTGEKPYQCKECGSGFSCSSAYITHQRVHTGEKPYQCNDCGKAFNVNAKLIQHQRIHTGEKPYECNECGKGFRCSSQLRQHQSVHTGEKPYQCKECGKAFSNNAKLIQHQRIHTGEKPYECTECGKAFSVKGKLIQHQRIHTGEKPYECKECGKAFRCNSQLRQHLRIHTGEKPYECKECGKAFNVNAKLMQHQRMHTGEKPFECNECGKCFTSKRNLLDHHRIHTGEKPYQCKECGKAFSINAKLTRHQRIHTGEKPFKCVECEKAFSCSSDYIVHQRIHTGEKPFQCKECGKAFHVNAHLIRHQRSHTGEKPFRCMECGKGFSYSSDCIIHQTVHTWRKPYVCNMCGKAFRFSFQLSQHQSVHSEGKS is encoded by the coding sequence TAGATATTGATATTCAGACTGACAATAATTTGACAAaggaaatggatgaagaaaaagttAATACATCATTTGAACTTCAGAGGGACTTTTCCCAGGAAACAGCCTTTTCAGAAGCCTTTGTTCTAGAGAAACAAGAGGAAGCTCACTCAGTAGGaagtatgaagaaagaaaacagtatcaTTGATGGAACAGTGAAAGACGACACAAGCCCCATGGAGGAGTGTTTCTTTAATCAAAGTCCAAACTTGAATCAGTGTTACACTGTCTCCACTGGAGAGCAATCCCCTGAGTGTACTGGACTGGAGAAAGCCTTCAGCTTTGACACAAAACTTATTCAGCATGAAATAATTAACACTGGGAAAAGACCTTTCAAATGTGAAGGATTAGTGGAAACCTTTAGGTGTAACTCTCAACTTACTCAGCATCAAGATAGTTACACTGGGGAGAAGCCCCATCAGTGTAAGGAGTGTGGCAAAGCCTTTAGCGTTCATGCAAAATTAATTTGGCATCAAAGACTTCATAGCAGGGAGAAACCCTTCAAGTGTGTTGAGTGTGGGAAAAGTTTTAGTTACAGTTCCCATTATATCACACATCAGACAATCCACAGTGGAGAGAAGCCCTATCAGTGTAAGgtgtgtgggaaggccttcagcgTTAATGGGAGTCTAAGTCGGCATCAGAGAatccacacaggagagaagccctatCAGTGCAAGGAGTGTGGAAGTGGCTTCAGCTGCAGTTCTGCATATATCACACACCAGAGAGTCCACACGGGAGAGAAACCTTACCAGTGTAATGActgtgggaaagctttcaatGTTAATGCAAAATTAATTCAacatcagagaatccacactggagagaaaccttatgaatgtaatgaGTGTGGGAAAGGCTTCAGGTGCAGCTCCCAGCTTAGACAGCATCAGAGcgtccacactggagagaagccctatcaGTGTAAGGAGTGTGGAAAAGCCTTTAGTAATAATGCAAAACTCATTCAGCATCAAAGAATTCACAcaggtgagaaaccctatgagtgtactgaatgtggaaaagcctttagcGTCAAAGGGAAGTTAATCCAGCACCAGAGAATCCACACgggtgagaaaccctatgagtgtaaagaatgtgggaaagccttcaggtGTAACTCTCAGCTCCGGCAGCATCTGAGaatccacactggggagaagccctACGAGTGTAaggagtgtgggaaggccttcaatGTTAATGCAAAACTAATGCAGCATCAGAGGATGCATACTGGGgagaaaccctttgaatgtaaTGAGTGTGGGAAATGCTTTACTTCTAAAAGAAACCTACTTGATCATCACCGAATCCATACTGGAGAAAAGCCTTAtcaatgtaaggaatgtgggaaagccttcagtatCAATGCCAAACTAACTAGGCATCAGAGAATacacactggggagaaaccttTCAAATGTGTGGAATGTGAGAAAGCATTTAGCTGTAGTTCTGACTATATTGTACATCAGAGaatccatactggagagaaaccctttcagtgtaaggaatgtggaaaagccttccaCGTTAATGCCCATTTAATTCGGCATCAGAGAAgccacactggggagaaaccctTCAGATGCATGGAGTGTGGCAAAGGCTTCAGCTATAGCTCTGACTGTATTATACATCAGACTGTCCATACTTGGAGGAAACCCTATGTGTGTAATatgtgtgggaaagccttcaggtTTAGCTTCCAACTTAGTCAGCATCAGAGTGTCCATAGTGAAGGAAAATCCTAA
- the ZNF23 gene encoding zinc finger protein 23 isoform X6, whose product MEWDSLSPAQRALYRDVMLENYGNMASLGFPLLKPAVISQLEGGGELGGPSPLAAGTEAGPQALWTDIDIQTDNNLTKEMDEEKVNTSFELQRDFSQETAFSEAFVLEKQEEAHSVGSMKKENSIIDGTVKDDTSPMEECFFNQSPNLNQCYTVSTGEQSPECTGLEKAFSFDTKLIQHEIINTGKRPFKCEGLVETFRCNSQLTQHQDSYTGEKPHQCKECGKAFSVHAKLIWHQRLHSREKPFKCVECGKSFSYSSHYITHQTIHSGEKPYQCKVCGKAFSVNGSLSRHQRIHTGEKPYQCKECGSGFSCSSAYITHQRVHTGEKPYQCNDCGKAFNVNAKLIQHQRIHTGEKPYECNECGKGFRCSSQLRQHQSVHTGEKPYQCKECGKAFSNNAKLIQHQRIHTGEKPYECTECGKAFSVKGKLIQHQRIHTGEKPYECKECGKAFRCNSQLRQHLRIHTGEKPYECKECGKAFNVNAKLMQHQRMHTGEKPFECNECGKCFTSKRNLLDHHRIHTGEKPYQCKECGKAFSINAKLTRHQRIHTGEKPFKCVECEKAFSCSSDYIVHQRIHTGEKPFQCKECGKAFHVNAHLIRHQRSHTGEKPFRCMECGKGFSYSSDCIIHQTVHTWRKPYVCNMCGKAFRFSFQLSQHQSVHSEGKS is encoded by the coding sequence ATATTGATATTCAGACTGACAATAATTTGACAAaggaaatggatgaagaaaaagttAATACATCATTTGAACTTCAGAGGGACTTTTCCCAGGAAACAGCCTTTTCAGAAGCCTTTGTTCTAGAGAAACAAGAGGAAGCTCACTCAGTAGGaagtatgaagaaagaaaacagtatcaTTGATGGAACAGTGAAAGACGACACAAGCCCCATGGAGGAGTGTTTCTTTAATCAAAGTCCAAACTTGAATCAGTGTTACACTGTCTCCACTGGAGAGCAATCCCCTGAGTGTACTGGACTGGAGAAAGCCTTCAGCTTTGACACAAAACTTATTCAGCATGAAATAATTAACACTGGGAAAAGACCTTTCAAATGTGAAGGATTAGTGGAAACCTTTAGGTGTAACTCTCAACTTACTCAGCATCAAGATAGTTACACTGGGGAGAAGCCCCATCAGTGTAAGGAGTGTGGCAAAGCCTTTAGCGTTCATGCAAAATTAATTTGGCATCAAAGACTTCATAGCAGGGAGAAACCCTTCAAGTGTGTTGAGTGTGGGAAAAGTTTTAGTTACAGTTCCCATTATATCACACATCAGACAATCCACAGTGGAGAGAAGCCCTATCAGTGTAAGgtgtgtgggaaggccttcagcgTTAATGGGAGTCTAAGTCGGCATCAGAGAatccacacaggagagaagccctatCAGTGCAAGGAGTGTGGAAGTGGCTTCAGCTGCAGTTCTGCATATATCACACACCAGAGAGTCCACACGGGAGAGAAACCTTACCAGTGTAATGActgtgggaaagctttcaatGTTAATGCAAAATTAATTCAacatcagagaatccacactggagagaaaccttatgaatgtaatgaGTGTGGGAAAGGCTTCAGGTGCAGCTCCCAGCTTAGACAGCATCAGAGcgtccacactggagagaagccctatcaGTGTAAGGAGTGTGGAAAAGCCTTTAGTAATAATGCAAAACTCATTCAGCATCAAAGAATTCACAcaggtgagaaaccctatgagtgtactgaatgtggaaaagcctttagcGTCAAAGGGAAGTTAATCCAGCACCAGAGAATCCACACgggtgagaaaccctatgagtgtaaagaatgtgggaaagccttcaggtGTAACTCTCAGCTCCGGCAGCATCTGAGaatccacactggggagaagccctACGAGTGTAaggagtgtgggaaggccttcaatGTTAATGCAAAACTAATGCAGCATCAGAGGATGCATACTGGGgagaaaccctttgaatgtaaTGAGTGTGGGAAATGCTTTACTTCTAAAAGAAACCTACTTGATCATCACCGAATCCATACTGGAGAAAAGCCTTAtcaatgtaaggaatgtgggaaagccttcagtatCAATGCCAAACTAACTAGGCATCAGAGAATacacactggggagaaaccttTCAAATGTGTGGAATGTGAGAAAGCATTTAGCTGTAGTTCTGACTATATTGTACATCAGAGaatccatactggagagaaaccctttcagtgtaaggaatgtggaaaagccttccaCGTTAATGCCCATTTAATTCGGCATCAGAGAAgccacactggggagaaaccctTCAGATGCATGGAGTGTGGCAAAGGCTTCAGCTATAGCTCTGACTGTATTATACATCAGACTGTCCATACTTGGAGGAAACCCTATGTGTGTAATatgtgtgggaaagccttcaggtTTAGCTTCCAACTTAGTCAGCATCAGAGTGTCCATAGTGAAGGAAAATCCTAA
- the TLE7 gene encoding transducin-like enhancer protein 7 has product MSGEKEEDSFGILRIYDEPEERRNVPESSGIASLHEHPAQSQLYGVYGTPPPSLGPPMQHSPVYQEMSSMTPQQWALQTLDRSELQAGWLSEAEPGEEAEFSPSVLPGSEFGQPCSSPPPSEEVLSFLRAIPPIPDEVVVRQRTPRESWKVGRLRHGKKVYAIAIGGSTHHVYTCGQGYIKVWDASALHAWDKAPQAQLNFQDHQNCVLTCKLFPDEQSLITGGLSRTLTLWDLAPTPRIRAQLASTGPVCYSLAISSNAQICLACFKGFVEIWDLQNQILIRKHEVPEYGSRCVDIVGNKFWTGGEDTNLYSWDLRSYQKLQQHDLQHEILSITHDPSEEWILVGLRTSDIIILHSHRKEKFKAVIHKYIHHHNLKFASCGSYFVSTLDESIHCLAAPSLQRLFQVEESTEILCCDVSSDNQYLVTGSKNSATVYKLLY; this is encoded by the exons AtgagtggagagaaggaagaggactcCTTCGGTATACTCAGAATTTATGATGaaccagaggagaggaggaatgtGCCAGAAAGCTCTGGAATTGCCTCTCTGCATGAGCATCCAGCACAGTCCCAGCTGTATGGGGTGTATGGTACGCCCCCGCCATCCCTGGGCCCCCCGATGCAGCACAGCCCGGTGTATCAGGAGATGAGCTCCATGACTCCGCAGCAGTGGGCCCTCCAGACCCTGGACAGGTCTGAGCTCCAGGCCGGTTGGCTCTCTGAGGCGGAGCCAGGGGAAGAAGCCGAGTTCAGCCCCAG CGTCCTACCAGGATCCGAGTTTG GCCAGCCTTGCTCTTCGCCGCCTCCCAGTGAAGAAGTCTTATCATTCCTCAGAGCAATT cctcccatTCCAGATGAAGTGGTGGTCAGGCAGAGGACCCCACGTGAATCCTGGAAGGTTGGCAGACTCCGCCACGGAAAGAAAGTCTATGCCATTGCCATCGGCGGCTCAACTCACCACGTGTACACGTGTGGCCAGGGCTACATCAAGGTGTGGGATGCGAGTGCTCTGCATGCGTGGGACAAGGCTCCTCAGGCCCAGCTGAACTTTCAG GACCATCAGAACTGTGTCCTCACTTGCAAGCTGTTCCCCGATGAGCAGAGCCTGATCACCGGGGGTCTGTCCCGGACCCTGACTCTTTGGGATCTGGCACCCACACCCCGCATCCGGGCACAGCTGGCCTCCACAGGCCCCGTGTGCTATTCCCTGGCCATCTCCTCCAATGCCCAGATCTGCTTGGCTTGTTTCAAAGGATTTGTTGAGATCTGGGATTTGCAGAACCAAATCTTGATCAG GAAGCACGAAGTCCCTGAATATGGGTCCCGATGTGTGGACATCGTCGGCAATAAGTTCTGGACAGGAGGTGAAGACACCAACCTGTACTCCTGGGACCTGAGGAGCTACCAGAAGCTGCAGCAACACGATTTACAGCATGAG ATCCTCAGCATCACTCACGACCCCAGTGAGGAATGGATATTAGTGGGCTTGAGAACCAGTGACATCATAATCCTACACTCGCACCGGAAGGAGAAGTTTAAGGCTGTCATACATAAATACATCCACCACCACAACCTCAAGTTCGCCTCCTGTG GGAGCTATTTTGTGAGCACTCTGGACGAGTCGATCCACTGCTTGGCCGCACCTTCTCTGCAAAGGTTGTTTCAG gTAGAGGAGTCTACAGAAATCCTGTGTTGCGATGTGTCCTCTGACAACCAGTATCTGGTCACGGGCTCCAAGAACAGTGCCACAGTTTACAAGCTCTTGTATTGA